GATGTATTAGCCAGGCTTTTTGTGAAGTGGAACTAGGTCTTTTTCAAGAACATCCAGTGGAGGAACAAGATTATAGAGAATTCTAATGTTTGAATGATATGCTGAAACAGGTAACTCAACTGTCTCCTACGGTTTTGAGAGTAGAGGGTGTACCTGTTTATAGGTCTATTCAAAATTCTGGGGAGTTTGTACTTACATTCCCCCGAGCATACCATGCTGGATTTAACTGTGGTTTTAATTGTGCTGAGGCTGTTAATGTGGCTCCAATTGACTGGTTACCACATGGGCAGAGTGCAGTGGAGCTTTATCGTGATCAGTGTCGCAAGACATCTGTATCACATGATAAATTACTGTTAGGGGCATCAAGGGAGGCAGTGAGATCCCTTTGGGAGCTCCTAATATTGAGAAAAGGTAATTTGTCGAATTCAGATTGGCAAAGCTTTTGCGGTGAAGATGGTATACTAACAAAGGCTATAAAGGTATGAAGCATTCAGAATTGTAGTTTTTCAGTCATGTAGCTTTCAAAAATTCAAAGCATAATTATGTTTGAAAGAGGAGTAaactatttgctgcattatttttgaaAGAATTTCACTCTGCAAGATGTATTGATTTTATTTGTTGCCTTTTAATCGGGCTTTTCTAGACACGTGTTGAAATGGAGCGTGCTAGACGAGTCTATCTTGCGAATCCTGCAAGGGCAAGGAAAATGGATCGTAATTTTGATGCAATAAAGGAAAGAGAATGTCTTTCGTGTTATTATGATCTGCACCTTTCAGCTGTAGGTTGTGAATGCTGTCCAGATCGATTTGCATGTTTGGAACATGCAAAGCAAATGTGTAAATGTGCTTGGGACAGAAGGTTCTTTCTTTATCGGTATGATGCCACAGAATTAGATACACTTGTTGAAGCTTTAGGAGGAAAGTTGAATGCCATTTACAGATGGGCCACTGTGGATTTGGGATTATCTTTGAGCTCTTGTGTAGGATATCCAAACTTACAATCTGGTTTTCAGCTTACAGCAGAGTCTCTTTATGTTAATTCTACACAAAGTAAGATGGATACTAATTCTTTGTTGGAATCTAAGACGCCATTTATTAGTATGTTAAATTTGGCATCTGGATCCAATGCTGGAAAAATAATCTCTTCAGCCATGCAGCATCAGAACAACAAATTAACTGGCTCTGCAGCATTAGTTGGAGACATTGACTGCCCAAGAGAAAAACATGAAAGTAAGATGCCCCTGGGTTTCACAGGTAAAGATACACTGCTGGCACGGGCTCCTCAGACCAATGCTGAAGATGTGATGTTGTCTTCGGCTGTGCAACATCAGGACAGTAAATCAGCTGGCTTAACATCAGCAATGGTTGATGAAAATCACAGTACAGAGGCCAAAACTAAAAGTGAGAATCCCATGGAACTTACCTTGAGAGATAAAATCCCAGACATAAACAAGCCATTCAGTTTTGAAGAGAATGATCTCTTTAATAAACCAGAACTAATATTGCAAGCTAGGACTATTTCTAATGAAGATACACCTTGTAATTTTTTTTCGTGCAAATCAGATAATAGTAAAATTCCTTTTTCTTGTGAAAGTAAGattgaaggaaattgctcaagctacAGTAAACAGTGGCCATTTATAAACGCAAAAGATGAAAATACTCATTATGATCAGCTCAATGGACCTACATCAAAGTCTCATATGAAATTTGTGGCAAGTTTTAATGGAATCAGGGCTACAGATAATCAAGGGCAGTATGAACCTGAAGCTAGCCTTAGAGGGCAAGGTTCAACTTCTTTAAATGATGTTGAATGCATACTTCTCAGTGATGATGAAGAAGGTACTGAAAAATCTATTGTCATGGAAAAAAGGGCTAAGGTCATGCAAGATCATCTCAGTGCAGGAATACCTGAAAATGCAATCAGCTCTGGTAGGGCGGCTGTGCGTAATCTAGCCACAGAAAAGGTTTCTTACAGAGCAATACATGATGAATTTGAAACAATAGGACAAACAAATGAGGGAAACAAGATTTCCATGCTTGGAATGGAACAAGGTGTTGAAAACATCAAAGAATGTTTAAGAGATGAAAGCCATGCCAAACAATTTGACTTAATAAGAGAAACAGATTTCTCTGACAAATCAAGTAAGAGAAGCCATGCAAGTAAGCTTTTACCCTTACTTGACAATTCTTTAATTCAGATGGGCGCTCCAAATAAATTTCACACAGCTCAAGGTTTATTATGTGAAGGAAGTGATATACATCCAAGATATCCCATAAAATCAAAAGTTACTGAAAGAATAGCTGTATCTGGGAATATCCATCCTATTCAGCAATATACTAGTACAGCTGCAGGCAACAATGATATGAATGCAGTTTCAGGATTTGACTTTTCTTGGAATCACATGACAAATGAGAGAAAGGTGCAGTCTTTCTTGGTATCCAGTTCTTCTGATGCGGCAGCAAATTCAACAAAGATAATTCAGAATAAGGGTCCTCGCATTGCAAGGGTTGTTCGTGCACAGAAGTGTAGTTATGAAGTTGAAGTCATGGATCTTGGAGTTATGCGTCCCTTCAAGTCTTGGTACAATAGCCAGGTTATATTTCCCAAAGGTATGATGCATTATTTACTATTCTTAGAACCATATGGGGCATGCATAAGATACTATATACTAAATCAGTTAGTTTTTATAATTCAAGCTCTGGCGAACGTTTAAATTATAACAATTTTGAATTCTTAGCAGGGTTCAAAAGCCGGGTGAGATTTCATAGTGTTTTAGATCCAACACAAATGTGCAATTACATTTCAGAAGTTCTAGATGCGGGGCTAGTTGGACCTCTATTCAAGGTATCAACATGTGCTACTACTTTTTTCTCCTAGAAATTATGTATGGATTATTTTTGGtaagaaacaaaataatttttaatattcttttcCTGTATTAAATTGTTTTAATCCGTTGAAAGCATGCAACTCACTATGAGCATATGCAAAGGCATATAAGGACTTTCTCAGATGGGTATTATCACTTGAGATATAAGTTgattaatttttttccaatttttttcaacAAATAGTTAGCGGTTTCTGAAAGGGGCTTGCTTAGCATACTTTTCAATACAGTTAGATGTTTCTACTCAACTCAGCCTGCTGCCTTTGACAGGGTCTGTGCGTCTGTTTTCTCTTGAGACAAGCATTCTTTAGAGTTTTTAATTTAGTTCTTGCTGTTGAAAATGTTTCTCAATGCTATTCTTTTAATATAAGTCTCTGGCTATGATATAAGACAATTTTTGGGGAATAAATCCAACAAAATATTAGGGTGAACAGAAAACCTGGAAGCAGATTTAATCCATTCTGATTGAATTTGTTTCCCTCATATTACTACACACAATTGACTTAGCAGATGGCTGTATCCTTGAAAATATGGGCCTTGTTGCATTTGCAAAATTGCTGACTGTTTACCCTCTGATAAAGGAGTCATAAGGAATAAGGTCAATTAAAGTGCAATCTCTTCCCTCTCCTCCTCTGGGCTTAAAGAAACTAAATTTCAAAAGTGCCTCGTTGGACTACCTGAGGCTGTTGAAATAATAAGGTGTGCTCTTGGCCTGTGTAATCTAGGAAGGAGACTAACAAAATGGCATAGGCATGCTGCTTGGTTTAGGGTTTGAAGCTAGCCAGTACACAAGTGATCAGAAATTCATTTTAGAGGCGGTTTGCAGGTTGTAATTGGTGCAATCAGTTGGAAAGGATGCCCCAATTGGAAAGTTTTCTCTCTTCTTAGCGAAGGGAAGACTTTGATAATGGAATTTGAATAGGTCCAATGGAAACACTGATACCAGGGAGGGAATATGACAGGAGCCGCTTGCCAATGATGGGGTATATGGCCCTGGCACCTGGATCCATAGTCTTGCATTGAATTGGTTTGGGCTAGAAGATGTTCTTCAGGAAGCTCAGGCTCACTAAGAAATTTAAATTTGACTAATCTTAAGTTTGACTTTTTTCTAATCACAAGGCATCATGGATTTAGGGCAGGCCTCTTCATGATGAAGTTTA
This genomic stretch from Cryptomeria japonica chromosome 8, Sugi_1.0, whole genome shotgun sequence harbors:
- the LOC131059979 gene encoding putative lysine-specific demethylase JMJ16, with the translated sequence MGSGYFEAGTNEDEKHRLVDPASCSPQVSFTLKRARSDANANSGTCPPQQSQTHADCSSGDEVKFTRALRRRPWINYGKFDMSSDDDSDCQQSFQARSSKTNLPKGVIRGCSRCSDCQKVTARWHPEDGCRPVIDEAPVFYPNEEEFKDTLKYIASIRALAEPHGICRIVPPPSWKPPCPLRDTDKWKSAKFPTRVQEIHKLQIRKSVSKKFRNANGGRRKRRRNSRRGRSCGRGQQCHTGADGELLVSDEESRFGFDSGSEFTLEAYERYANEFKEQYFGIREMNGNLDSTVLGESKTKWEPSVENIEGEYWRVIEKPTDQIEVLYGADVETGTFGSGFPKSTSGTQSSDADPYVESGWNLNNFARLPGSVLSYEGGDISGVLVPWLYLGMCFSSFCWHVEDHHFYSLNYMHWGAPKVWYGVPGSAAVQLEQAMRKHLPHLFDEQPDLLHKLVTQLSPTVLRVEGVPVYRSIQNSGEFVLTFPRAYHAGFNCGFNCAEAVNVAPIDWLPHGQSAVELYRDQCRKTSVSHDKLLLGASREAVRSLWELLILRKGNLSNSDWQSFCGEDGILTKAIKTRVEMERARRVYLANPARARKMDRNFDAIKERECLSCYYDLHLSAVGCECCPDRFACLEHAKQMCKCAWDRRFFLYRYDATELDTLVEALGGKLNAIYRWATVDLGLSLSSCVGYPNLQSGFQLTAESLYVNSTQSKMDTNSLLESKTPFISMLNLASGSNAGKIISSAMQHQNNKLTGSAALVGDIDCPREKHESKMPLGFTGKDTLLARAPQTNAEDVMLSSAVQHQDSKSAGLTSAMVDENHSTEAKTKSENPMELTLRDKIPDINKPFSFEENDLFNKPELILQARTISNEDTPCNFFSCKSDNSKIPFSCESKIEGNCSSYSKQWPFINAKDENTHYDQLNGPTSKSHMKFVASFNGIRATDNQGQYEPEASLRGQGSTSLNDVECILLSDDEEGTEKSIVMEKRAKVMQDHLSAGIPENAISSGRAAVRNLATEKVSYRAIHDEFETIGQTNEGNKISMLGMEQGVENIKECLRDESHAKQFDLIRETDFSDKSSKRSHASKLLPLLDNSLIQMGAPNKFHTAQGLLCEGSDIHPRYPIKSKVTERIAVSGNIHPIQQYTSTAAGNNDMNAVSGFDFSWNHMTNERKVQSFLVSSSSDAAANSTKIIQNKGPRIARVVRAQKCSYEVEVMDLGVMRPFKSWYNSQVIFPKGFKSRVRFHSVLDPTQMCNYISEVLDAGLVGPLFKVIVEGRPTEVFIHVTVDKCWELVQERLNQEIRRQRSLGKQNLPPLQPPGSLNGLEMFGFASPSIIQAIEDLDRDHKCLEYWATQSTRGIKTYPSEKTDVTEERNKGFNSGIGKDCSPVVLKNLLGTINNYHETSTDNQYQGQLETQNLVSTEKVHTVLKGLFKKASPDELWTLHKVLSSQSWNSNWKAAFTALVEELQNL